In Xenorhabdus ishibashii, a single genomic region encodes these proteins:
- a CDS encoding type II toxin-antitoxin system YoeB family toxin, producing MVKRINDLIKDIKRDPFHGIGKPESLKHNLTRCSTFRVS from the coding sequence ATGGTTAAACGCATTAATGATTTGATAAAAGATATTAAAAGAGATCCTTTTCACGGCATAGGTAAACCAGAGTCATTAAAACATAATTTAACGCGATGCTCGACTTTTAGGGTGAGTTGA
- the tolC gene encoding outer membrane channel protein TolC, whose product MKKLLSLFIATNLVCFSTSSHAEDLLQIYKQARETNPGLLKALADRNSVFQGINIARSPLLPKLELDTNVTYKKKFRNSRQESYSPDAGLTLEQTIFDMSKWSKLNQAEKNASIANINYQNAQQQLILDTANTYFDVLYKIDSLVHTEAQKASLYRQLDQATQRFNVGLIAITDVRSAQAKYDAVLAQEIYDSNELNNSLEKLRLITGIHYSQLASLNIENFKISQLESIEDILKEAEIRNLSLLSARLMQDLKQEQVKDAKTGYMPTVTLSTNTSVENIYKRNGSNINEYNGTNSAKISLSLPFYSGGSTSSNIEQAEYNLVSSTQNLENEYRKVIQNVRSSYNDITASISKIEANKQVVISSESSLNAMQAGYQVGTRTIVEVLNATTKLYQAKRDLSQARYDYLLSILNNRQARGTLNYKDILELNNLLGEKVLTSSNSIIK is encoded by the coding sequence ATGAAAAAATTGCTATCTCTTTTTATCGCTACGAACTTGGTCTGTTTCAGTACTTCAAGCCATGCAGAAGATTTGTTACAAATTTACAAACAAGCGAGAGAAACTAACCCAGGATTGCTTAAGGCGTTAGCTGATCGCAATTCGGTTTTTCAAGGGATTAACATAGCCCGTAGCCCGTTATTACCAAAATTAGAATTGGATACAAACGTTACATATAAAAAAAAATTTCGCAATAGCAGACAAGAAAGTTATAGCCCCGATGCGGGTTTAACTTTAGAACAAACGATTTTTGATATGTCTAAGTGGAGTAAACTGAATCAGGCTGAAAAGAACGCTAGCATTGCCAATATCAATTACCAGAACGCTCAACAACAGTTAATCTTGGATACCGCTAATACCTATTTCGATGTTCTATACAAAATTGATTCACTAGTCCATACAGAAGCGCAAAAAGCCTCACTATATCGACAACTGGATCAAGCCACTCAACGTTTTAATGTTGGGTTGATTGCTATTACTGATGTACGAAGTGCTCAAGCTAAATATGATGCTGTTTTAGCTCAAGAGATTTATGATAGTAATGAATTAAACAATTCTTTAGAAAAATTACGTCTGATTACCGGAATTCATTATTCACAATTGGCATCATTAAATATTGAAAATTTCAAAATAAGTCAACTAGAATCTATTGAAGACATACTAAAAGAAGCTGAAATTCGCAATCTAAGCCTGTTATCTGCACGCTTGATGCAAGATTTGAAACAAGAACAGGTAAAAGATGCAAAAACAGGATATATGCCAACTGTTACTTTATCGACAAATACAAGTGTCGAGAATATATATAAACGTAATGGATCAAATATAAATGAATATAATGGTACTAATTCGGCCAAAATATCATTATCTCTTCCATTTTACAGTGGAGGTTCAACCAGTTCTAATATTGAACAAGCCGAATACAATTTAGTTTCCAGTACACAAAATTTGGAAAATGAGTATCGTAAAGTAATTCAAAATGTACGTTCTTCTTACAATGATATCACCGCGTCTATTAGTAAAATTGAAGCCAATAAACAGGTTGTTATTTCATCCGAAAGCTCATTAAACGCGATGCAAGCAGGTTATCAAGTAGGAACTCGAACTATTGTTGAAGTGCTAAACGCTACTACTAAGTTGTATCAGGCTAAACGGGATCTGTCACAAGCTCGTTATGATTATTTACTCAGTATATTAAATAATCGTCAAGCGCGTGGTACGTTAAATTATAAAGATATTTTAGAACTAAACAACTTATTGGGGGAAAAAGTTCTAACATCATCCAATAGTATTATTAAATAG
- a CDS encoding helix-turn-helix domain-containing protein, with protein MNPQRLIAARKARGITQQQLGEALGENQQNADFAKMRIYRYERGIVVPPYDIVCELAEILDIPECYLYIKDDLFAEQVLILYKNKELRESLLTLLTDKISKIEQYEQIFNTIKNTLSQLK; from the coding sequence ATGAACCCACAAAGATTGATAGCAGCTAGAAAAGCACGAGGTATAACTCAGCAGCAGTTAGGCGAAGCGTTGGGCGAGAATCAACAAAATGCTGATTTTGCGAAAATGAGAATTTATCGTTATGAGAGGGGGATAGTAGTTCCACCGTATGATATTGTGTGTGAATTAGCGGAAATTTTAGATATACCAGAGTGTTATTTATATATAAAAGATGATTTATTCGCTGAACAAGTTTTAATTTTATATAAAAACAAAGAGTTAAGAGAATCACTCTTAACATTACTCACAGACAAAATATCTAAAATAGAGCAATATGAACAGATATTTAACACCATTAAAAATACCCTGTCACAATTAAAATAG
- a CDS encoding lytic transglycosylase domain-containing protein, with protein sequence MPNQIFKKIVFTFILSFSSTVLADCFEDAGRYYGIDPDYIRAIAWQESRFKHNAINNNVDFGIMQINTKTLRSIKREYPTLTKKRLINEPCLNIFVGSMLLKRNFDMYGKKWLSVGMYNAGMKNEDYVIKNRYDYALLISKHYQDLKSGKIKRVVVN encoded by the coding sequence ATGCCTAATCAAATTTTTAAAAAAATAGTTTTTACTTTCATTTTATCTTTTAGTAGTACTGTTCTCGCTGATTGTTTTGAAGATGCAGGTAGGTATTATGGAATTGATCCGGATTATATCAGGGCTATAGCATGGCAAGAATCCCGATTCAAACATAATGCGATTAATAATAATGTAGATTTTGGCATTATGCAGATCAACACAAAAACATTACGCAGTATCAAACGAGAATACCCTACTCTCACAAAAAAAAGGTTAATCAATGAACCGTGTTTAAATATCTTTGTCGGGAGTATGCTCTTGAAAAGAAATTTTGATATGTATGGTAAAAAATGGCTGTCTGTGGGAATGTACAATGCGGGAATGAAAAATGAAGACTATGTTATAAAGAATCGCTATGACTATGCTTTACTAATCAGTAAGCATTATCAAGATTTGAAATCAGGGAAAATTAAAAGAGTTGTTGTGAATTAA
- a CDS encoding helix-turn-helix transcriptional regulator, with amino-acid sequence MPTVSNRLKMIINKLGIKQKDVANLTNLSPQTISYILTNDVEKSFYTYQIALGLGINPEWLANGIGKIFLDKTIEIPCYDSISDLKSDLPNLKKKTLVKNISFIIYSFSVFLDKRNSVICGVAPEKLLQKKEYLCILGNEYYLLENVENKDNYDLCFLVLEKRKSNLK; translated from the coding sequence ATGCCAACTGTTTCTAATCGTTTGAAAATGATCATAAATAAATTAGGTATAAAACAAAAAGATGTCGCTAATTTAACAAACCTTTCACCACAAACAATTAGTTACATATTGACTAATGATGTAGAAAAATCTTTCTATACATATCAAATAGCTTTAGGATTAGGAATTAATCCAGAATGGTTAGCAAATGGAATTGGAAAAATATTTTTAGATAAAACCATAGAAATCCCTTGCTACGATAGCATTTCAGATCTCAAAAGTGATTTACCTAATTTAAAGAAAAAAACATTAGTTAAAAATATTTCTTTCATTATATACAGTTTTAGTGTCTTTTTAGATAAAAGAAACTCTGTTATTTGCGGCGTGGCTCCTGAAAAATTGCTACAAAAAAAAGAGTATCTTTGTATTTTGGGTAATGAATACTATTTATTGGAAAATGTGGAAAACAAAGATAATTATGATCTTTGTTTCCTTGTACTAGAAAAAAGAAAAAGCAATCTAAAATAG
- a CDS encoding type IV conjugative transfer system pilin TraA → MNAVVLKQKIKKFSKSKNTITIMTFFVLGALMMLFPSLQAHADDLFAGGKEQIKDSFGKGSTVVYVLYLIEIIAAIYTYARTKNLGVFVGIAVVMIFVNVVFGLI, encoded by the coding sequence ATGAATGCAGTAGTTTTAAAACAAAAAATCAAGAAATTTTCTAAAAGCAAAAATACTATCACGATTATGACATTTTTTGTCTTGGGTGCACTAATGATGCTGTTTCCCAGTTTACAAGCCCATGCAGATGATCTATTTGCAGGCGGTAAAGAACAAATCAAAGATTCATTTGGTAAAGGTTCTACGGTTGTTTATGTTCTGTATTTAATTGAAATCATTGCTGCCATATATACATACGCCAGAACAAAAAATCTTGGCGTGTTTGTTGGCATCGCTGTGGTTATGATTTTCGTTAACGTTGTTTTTGGTTTAATATAA
- the traL gene encoding type IV conjugative transfer system protein TraL, translating to MDGKENRYLFPSTLTNQRRVMGLPIDEFCIYIPLALAGIFSNLFLYFPILAMAYISIRKLKKGKGSCYLLNLVYWFLPKTMADFFIRALPASYKRYWIS from the coding sequence ATGGATGGAAAAGAAAATCGTTATCTCTTTCCATCCACGCTAACAAACCAGCGGCGTGTGATGGGATTACCTATAGACGAGTTTTGTATTTATATACCTTTGGCGCTTGCCGGAATTTTTTCGAATCTATTTCTTTATTTTCCTATCTTAGCGATGGCCTATATTTCTATCCGTAAACTAAAAAAAGGAAAAGGAAGCTGTTATCTACTCAATTTAGTGTATTGGTTTTTACCAAAAACAATGGCAGATTTTTTTATTAGAGCCTTGCCAGCATCTTATAAACGATATTGGATTTCATAA
- a CDS encoding TraE/TraK family type IV conjugative transfer system protein — protein MDINLKKSYERTLAISAIVLVFMTILSLGFNYKLYSDYRVLVSQLVSNKQIIIKPMVNDDEGFSFKGKRGDARYLRLMGLSFIGLRLDVSTQTVEQSHEILTGYLDEGLREKLIPVLSQEKQRLKINNGSSVFYPKEMKVSPSNGIFDITGDLVFYYGIERSDPVPKHYQLRMETLNGNFKLVDFVELEK, from the coding sequence ATGGATATAAATTTAAAAAAATCGTATGAGAGAACGTTGGCGATATCTGCCATTGTTTTAGTTTTTATGACAATTTTATCTTTGGGTTTCAATTATAAACTGTATTCTGACTATAGAGTTCTTGTTAGCCAGTTAGTGAGCAATAAACAAATCATCATTAAACCAATGGTTAATGATGATGAGGGATTTTCATTTAAAGGTAAAAGAGGAGATGCGCGTTATCTTCGTTTAATGGGATTAAGCTTCATTGGGTTAAGGCTTGATGTCAGTACACAAACGGTAGAACAAAGCCATGAAATATTGACAGGTTATCTTGATGAGGGTTTAAGGGAAAAACTGATCCCTGTTTTATCTCAGGAAAAGCAACGGTTAAAAATTAATAATGGCAGCTCTGTTTTTTATCCTAAAGAAATGAAGGTAAGCCCATCAAACGGAATTTTTGATATCACAGGTGATTTGGTATTTTATTATGGGATAGAAAGATCTGATCCAGTACCTAAGCACTATCAGTTAAGGATGGAAACTCTAAATGGGAATTTTAAACTCGTTGATTTCGTGGAGTTAGAAAAATGA
- a CDS encoding TraK domain-containing protein has translation MILKLKCMIAIPLLLLSKSIFAESISIDPMQKIETQISTKDPNVISVYNDKITSITANSGNILSNKKTTEGKIVFTTKATKSFNIIIETETGFTFTLIAQPSGRFNGASLTVYNKQAKGGEEALNYEENNQSYSGLITASLTQIMKGKTPKGFIETKSASINLSSEIIQYLDVKGVNAWNGHSFVIQQFRVTNKTIHTIELNERYLWEYGVMAVSFSPNVTTLKPNMSVTAYVVKKRG, from the coding sequence ATGATTTTAAAATTAAAATGCATGATTGCTATTCCTTTGCTTTTGCTATCAAAAAGCATTTTTGCAGAATCAATTTCTATTGATCCCATGCAAAAAATAGAGACACAGATTAGCACGAAAGACCCCAATGTTATCTCTGTTTATAATGATAAGATAACATCAATTACGGCGAACAGTGGTAATATTTTAAGTAATAAAAAAACCACAGAAGGTAAAATTGTATTTACGACTAAAGCTACTAAAAGTTTCAATATCATTATTGAGACAGAAACGGGATTTACCTTTACCTTGATTGCTCAACCATCCGGCCGATTCAATGGTGCTTCTCTTACTGTATATAATAAACAGGCAAAAGGCGGAGAGGAAGCATTAAACTATGAGGAAAATAATCAAAGTTATTCAGGACTAATTACTGCTTCATTGACGCAAATAATGAAAGGAAAAACACCAAAAGGATTTATTGAGACTAAATCTGCTTCGATTAATTTATCTTCTGAGATTATTCAGTATCTGGATGTTAAAGGTGTGAATGCATGGAATGGACATAGTTTTGTTATCCAGCAATTCCGAGTGACAAATAAGACTATACATACGATTGAATTAAATGAACGCTATCTTTGGGAATATGGTGTTATGGCGGTTAGTTTTTCACCAAATGTAACTACTCTCAAACCCAATATGAGTGTGACCGCCTATGTTGTAAAAAAAAGGGGGTGA
- a CDS encoding TrbI/VirB10 family protein — MSKNINSFIKKNQQKLLTAIGIALVVVVTSIYYINKKMTEDATVQSEPQYEDESIIEPNLTGAVQNTFNSRVDSQVLTDSQTVARESQQAVKELTKEFQGLKTHLDKKDREINTLKQKIEELEKGNHTNSTTNQSQQPATNNDSSTIERIGEGQYGISGRQVSYSAPKPIQGLLETQNFTYSQKETKKKEKYYIPSGAFSNAIVLEGVDANAAVTAKETDMSPMQFKLTGLLHLPQNKKLDKFNGCFVTAGAYGDISSERAIPRLQRLSCVINDKHIDMAVKGHVSFYGKNGIKGTPVMRNGQVLGLAFTSGALGSIGSAVSQIGSTSVGIGAEHTISAGEVAQQAAGKGVQSAANKLADYYIALAEQYHPIIPIGAANRVEVVFQEGFWAEFLEDQESEDEIQPEVNKQASQEYQDNSDLPPELVNQLGAITNGNLGEFVAPNNKSQ; from the coding sequence ATGTCAAAAAACATTAATTCTTTTATCAAGAAGAATCAGCAAAAATTATTAACTGCCATTGGGATTGCTCTAGTTGTTGTTGTGACATCTATTTACTACATCAATAAAAAAATGACAGAAGACGCAACGGTACAATCTGAACCTCAATATGAAGACGAGTCAATTATAGAACCTAATTTAACGGGTGCTGTTCAAAATACTTTTAATAGTCGTGTTGATTCACAAGTCCTGACTGACTCACAAACAGTTGCTAGGGAAAGTCAACAAGCAGTAAAAGAATTAACAAAAGAATTTCAAGGATTAAAAACGCATTTAGATAAAAAAGATCGTGAAATCAATACGCTTAAACAAAAAATAGAAGAATTAGAAAAAGGCAATCACACGAATAGTACGACTAACCAAAGTCAACAACCTGCAACTAATAATGATAGCTCTACGATAGAACGTATAGGTGAGGGGCAATATGGGATCAGTGGGAGGCAGGTTAGCTACAGTGCGCCAAAACCTATACAGGGATTACTTGAAACTCAAAATTTTACCTACAGTCAGAAAGAAACAAAGAAAAAGGAAAAATATTACATTCCTTCGGGTGCATTCTCTAATGCCATTGTTTTAGAAGGGGTAGATGCTAACGCTGCTGTTACAGCAAAAGAAACGGATATGTCTCCGATGCAATTTAAACTAACTGGTTTATTACATTTACCACAAAATAAAAAACTGGATAAATTTAACGGCTGTTTTGTTACGGCAGGAGCTTATGGCGATATATCGAGTGAACGGGCTATTCCTCGATTACAACGACTATCTTGTGTTATCAATGATAAGCATATTGATATGGCGGTAAAAGGTCACGTTTCATTCTATGGAAAAAACGGAATTAAAGGTACTCCTGTTATGAGAAACGGGCAAGTCTTAGGCTTGGCCTTTACGTCTGGTGCATTAGGGAGCATTGGTAGTGCAGTATCTCAAATTGGTTCAACTTCTGTCGGCATTGGCGCAGAACATACTATATCTGCGGGTGAGGTTGCTCAACAAGCCGCCGGAAAAGGCGTACAAAGTGCTGCAAATAAATTAGCTGATTATTACATTGCCTTAGCTGAACAATATCATCCGATTATACCGATTGGTGCTGCTAACCGCGTTGAAGTCGTGTTTCAAGAGGGATTTTGGGCTGAATTCTTGGAAGATCAAGAAAGCGAAGATGAAATACAGCCAGAAGTTAATAAGCAGGCATCGCAGGAGTATCAGGATAACTCAGATTTACCCCCTGAATTAGTTAATCAATTGGGTGCTATAACAAATGGCAATCTTGGTGAGTTCGTTGCACCGAATAATAAGAGTCAATAA
- the traV gene encoding type IV conjugative transfer system lipoprotein TraV yields MNKLLIAIIPVMLSGCAGMNSEFEFNKPAKDSGYWMQQADEMTDVTNSHFTSQSSVNNSGMGKFNLANYKLINITNITLPIKFVNETVNIFRPTLTPIKSNDKWIKSKPIALERTSTITPTTSTIEQTPTVTTISSVNNVANCTQKRCYQEAGEPFTTPARIQRVWLAPYVSPDSNVHVGEIVYFVSEESNWYGVK; encoded by the coding sequence ATGAATAAATTATTAATAGCCATTATCCCTGTTATGTTATCTGGCTGTGCAGGAATGAATAGTGAATTTGAATTTAATAAACCCGCGAAAGACTCAGGTTATTGGATGCAACAAGCCGATGAAATGACAGATGTAACAAATAGTCACTTTACCAGCCAATCGAGTGTTAATAATAGCGGTATGGGAAAGTTTAATTTAGCCAACTATAAACTTATTAACATTACAAATATTACTTTACCAATTAAGTTTGTTAACGAAACGGTGAATATTTTTCGTCCCACATTAACTCCGATTAAAAGTAACGATAAATGGATAAAATCAAAACCTATCGCACTTGAGAGAACATCGACAATCACCCCAACGACAAGCACGATAGAACAGACACCAACGGTGACAACTATTTCAAGCGTGAATAATGTTGCTAATTGTACTCAAAAACGATGTTACCAAGAAGCGGGAGAACCCTTTACAACCCCAGCTCGAATTCAGCGAGTATGGCTAGCACCGTATGTTTCGCCTGACAGTAATGTTCATGTGGGTGAAATCGTCTATTTCGTGAGTGAAGAATCTAATTGGTATGGGGTGAAATAG
- the traC gene encoding type IV secretion system protein TraC — MKLDDINILKIISNIIGERDTSSETADYMKELDYPHISDLLPCIGYDTDTELFFNKNSLGFIIEAQPLIGANEKIVESLDRIFQNNIPRDRYLQLVLLGSQSVKSAIEFGLKDFSWKGYRSEECNELTRSFYFDAAQNTFRNAADHALTLRDYRLFFVYSQPVKRADEMEIMKIREVRRSLLSGLTSNSIHCQTINVNIFCGLMREIVNFEFGKLSDYSHDYRNDRYLNKQVVDRGTQYLVKHNYIEISTNNKRGERQKTRSVSMHLDANPSEHYLWQNGNIIADLMNPDRGITYPFIMTMTLLTEDQQKSTGEANAKFLGLEKKAHSSFAKFVPGTKKEFEEWKKLRMNLLSGNTAISQYHVGIRFFCPDDDDLMSRETEKITKSFENQGLKMIRSDFMQLRGFLSTIPFAISDDPKLWKDFYTTGAILRAETYQAVNLLPIIADNKLSRAGILLPSYRNQLAFLDIFDEDLPNTNFNWFESGTSGAGKSVVSQAIGRQVLDRNGMLSIYDIGDSYKAFCHSMGGTYINGSTLRFNPFANITDIRMNAERIRDQLSILASPNGILDEVHEALILDAIIEQFPHYQQDMRIDHVVDYLNTHRNKIHAQQATKITDRIDEIVYLLNKYTTKGIYGHYFNSSDPTLKDDMQFVVTELGDLRANGDLLMAVLFTLMIWSENMMYRTERSLRKMNIIDEGWKLLSGSNPKIRMFIEEGYRTARRHNGSFGTVTQSISDKNLSTAALAAYDNSSFKFTLMQDAKSFATFKQKEPDTFSDYEFDLIKKFPPAKRVGYSSLLVNVGEYSSFHRLMLDPLTNELFSSKGDDFTYRERRLSEGADIKDILFEMVDAKRGEFVNYLRGKHYE; from the coding sequence ATGAAATTAGATGATATTAATATTTTAAAAATTATCAGTAATATTATTGGTGAGCGTGATACTTCATCAGAAACCGCTGATTATATGAAAGAACTTGATTATCCGCATATCAGCGATTTGTTACCTTGTATTGGCTATGATACAGATACTGAGTTATTTTTTAACAAAAATTCATTGGGATTTATTATTGAAGCTCAACCGCTAATCGGTGCAAACGAGAAAATTGTTGAAAGTTTAGACAGGATATTTCAAAACAATATACCTAGAGATCGCTATTTACAACTAGTTTTATTAGGCAGTCAATCCGTCAAAAGTGCCATTGAATTTGGTTTAAAAGATTTTTCATGGAAAGGATACCGGTCAGAAGAATGCAATGAATTAACCCGTTCTTTTTATTTTGATGCCGCTCAAAACACATTCAGGAATGCCGCCGATCATGCATTAACCCTACGTGATTATCGATTATTTTTCGTTTATTCGCAGCCTGTTAAACGGGCTGATGAAATGGAAATTATGAAAATAAGAGAAGTCAGACGTTCCCTTCTGAGTGGGTTAACCAGTAACAGTATTCATTGTCAAACTATCAACGTGAATATTTTTTGTGGATTAATGCGCGAAATCGTCAATTTTGAATTTGGTAAGCTCTCTGATTATTCACATGATTATCGCAATGATCGTTATTTAAACAAACAAGTTGTTGATAGAGGAACACAATACCTTGTAAAGCATAATTATATTGAGATATCGACCAATAATAAACGGGGAGAACGTCAAAAAACACGCTCAGTATCAATGCATCTTGATGCAAATCCGAGTGAACATTATTTATGGCAAAACGGTAATATCATTGCTGATTTAATGAACCCCGACAGAGGGATCACTTATCCGTTTATCATGACAATGACGTTACTAACCGAAGATCAGCAAAAAAGCACTGGTGAAGCTAACGCAAAGTTTTTGGGACTAGAAAAGAAAGCGCATTCGTCTTTTGCTAAGTTTGTGCCCGGCACAAAAAAAGAATTTGAAGAGTGGAAAAAACTCAGAATGAACCTGCTAAGTGGTAACACTGCCATTAGTCAGTATCATGTGGGTATTCGATTTTTTTGTCCTGATGATGATGATTTAATGTCTAGAGAGACTGAAAAGATTACTAAATCTTTTGAGAATCAGGGCTTAAAAATGATACGAAGCGACTTTATGCAATTAAGGGGTTTTCTGTCCACGATCCCTTTTGCTATATCAGATGATCCCAAATTGTGGAAGGACTTTTATACAACAGGTGCAATACTTCGGGCAGAAACATACCAAGCTGTAAACTTACTTCCTATCATTGCCGATAATAAATTAAGCCGTGCGGGTATTTTGCTTCCAAGCTATCGTAACCAGCTCGCGTTCCTTGATATTTTTGATGAGGATTTACCGAATACTAATTTTAATTGGTTTGAATCGGGAACGTCTGGTGCGGGTAAATCGGTAGTTTCTCAGGCTATCGGGCGTCAGGTTCTTGATAGAAACGGCATGTTATCTATTTATGATATCGGGGATTCTTACAAAGCATTTTGTCATAGCATGGGAGGAACTTATATCAATGGTTCTACATTACGTTTTAATCCCTTTGCGAATATTACAGATATCAGAATGAATGCTGAACGTATCAGAGATCAATTAAGTATTCTGGCAAGCCCTAACGGAATATTAGATGAAGTCCACGAAGCCTTAATTCTTGATGCTATTATCGAGCAATTCCCTCATTATCAGCAAGATATGCGGATTGATCATGTAGTAGATTATTTAAATACACACAGAAATAAAATTCATGCTCAACAAGCAACAAAAATCACTGACCGGATTGATGAAATTGTATATTTATTGAATAAATACACTACAAAGGGTATCTATGGACATTATTTTAATTCAAGTGACCCAACATTAAAAGATGATATGCAATTCGTTGTGACAGAACTGGGCGACCTGAGAGCAAACGGTGATCTGTTAATGGCGGTTTTATTTACACTGATGATTTGGTCTGAAAACATGATGTACCGGACTGAACGTAGTCTGAGGAAAATGAATATTATTGATGAGGGATGGAAACTACTCAGCGGTTCAAATCCAAAAATAAGAATGTTTATTGAAGAAGGCTATCGAACAGCCCGACGTCATAATGGTTCATTCGGTACAGTAACACAGTCAATTAGTGATAAAAATTTGAGTACGGCTGCATTAGCCGCTTATGATAATAGCAGTTTTAAATTTACATTAATGCAAGATGCAAAATCATTTGCAACATTTAAACAAAAAGAACCTGATACATTTAGTGATTATGAATTCGATTTAATTAAAAAATTTCCGCCCGCTAAAAGAGTTGGTTATAGCTCCTTATTAGTTAACGTTGGAGAATACAGTAGTTTTCATCGTTTAATGCTAGATCCATTAACGAATGAATTATTTTCATCAAAAGGTGATGATTTTACCTATAGGGAAAGAAGATTATCAGAAGGTGCTGATATTAAAGATATTTTATTTGAAATGGTAGACGCAAAAAGAGGTGAGTTTGTTAATTATTTAAGGGGCAAACATTATGAATAA
- a CDS encoding TrbI F-type domain-containing protein — MNKKMIVITLTLNSLISLISIGVALYLYLNIPKFVSFDMKNTTDTFLNQMAKLDISSEEQKAMMKKYERSIHSVINEQYSENNTIVFVKGAVMSKINDETPKIKTKLVSKMKEGNNE; from the coding sequence ATGAATAAAAAAATGATAGTGATTACACTCACATTAAATAGCCTTATATCGCTAATCAGTATTGGGGTTGCTCTTTATCTTTATCTCAATATCCCAAAATTTGTTAGTTTTGATATGAAAAACACAACTGACACATTTTTAAATCAAATGGCTAAATTAGATATTTCAAGTGAAGAACAGAAAGCGATGATGAAGAAATATGAGCGTAGCATTCATAGTGTTATTAATGAGCAATACAGTGAAAATAACACAATCGTTTTTGTTAAAGGTGCAGTCATGAGTAAGATAAATGATGAAACGCCAAAAATTAAAACGAAATTAGTCAGTAAAATGAAAGAGGGTAATAATGAATAA
- the traW gene encoding type-F conjugative transfer system protein TraW, translating into MNKKIIVVTFFLTFSCSALAKELGAVGNVWKIKERNLTTVMQERLAKKFENKSEEEIQDELRKRVEERAIRPDRVEGITKATKTVIKYFDPSFTVTKDLTDHNGVVFARKGQIFNPFDMSGFTQTLIFIDGDDIEQLNWVNNFKPKTLRSKIILVNGNIKDTETQLKKKVYFDQLGELTKRFNIQYVPSIIESAPDEKKLKITEIGL; encoded by the coding sequence ATGAATAAAAAAATTATTGTCGTCACTTTTTTTTTAACATTTTCATGTTCTGCCCTAGCTAAAGAGCTAGGGGCTGTTGGTAATGTATGGAAAATAAAAGAAAGAAATCTTACTACCGTCATGCAAGAGCGTTTAGCTAAAAAATTTGAAAATAAGTCAGAAGAAGAAATACAAGATGAGCTAAGAAAACGGGTTGAGGAAAGAGCGATAAGGCCGGATCGTGTTGAAGGTATTACCAAAGCAACCAAAACAGTAATAAAATATTTTGACCCGTCTTTTACGGTCACAAAAGATTTAACCGATCATAACGGCGTTGTATTTGCGAGGAAAGGGCAGATATTCAATCCGTTTGATATGAGTGGTTTTACACAAACCTTAATTTTTATTGATGGTGATGATATAGAACAACTTAATTGGGTGAATAATTTTAAACCTAAAACATTGCGTTCAAAAATAATTTTAGTCAACGGGAATATCAAAGATACCGAAACGCAATTAAAGAAAAAAGTTTATTTCGATCAATTAGGCGAATTAACAAAACGTTTTAATATTCAATATGTCCCCTCAATTATTGAATCAGCGCCCGATGAAAAGAAACTTAAAATTACGGAGATAGGGCTATGA